The Lentimicrobium sp. L6 genome window below encodes:
- the hisS gene encoding histidine--tRNA ligase, with the protein MAQQKPSIPKGTRDFNPNEMARRNYIFDTIRKHFKRYGFSAIETPAMENLSTLMGKYGEEGDKLLFKILNSGDFLSKVSEDQLNKRNSNKLTTKISEKGLRYDLTVPFARFVVQHRNELTFPFKRYQIQPVWRADRPQKGRYREFYQCDADMIGSTSLLNEVDLVSLIDDVFQDLKINVSIKLNNRKILSGIAEFVGEADKIIDITVAIDKLDKVGLEGVNKEMEVKGVSPKAIEQLQPIINLSGTNAEKLQKLKELLASSEIGVKGVEEMTTVLDYLEGLEVKNEVELDLTLARGLNYYTGTIFEVKALDVAIGSITGGGRYDDLTGIFGMPDVSGVGISFGADRIYDVLNELDLYPEHTEDSVQVFFVNFGSDEEKYCLPLVSKLRKNGINAELYPSSAKMKKQMKYANDKNVPFVVMIGGDEMEKNVLSVKNMETGEQCNMTMEELIKLASK; encoded by the coding sequence ATGGCACAACAAAAACCCAGCATACCTAAAGGAACTAGAGATTTCAATCCGAATGAAATGGCTCGTCGTAACTATATCTTCGACACTATTAGAAAGCATTTTAAACGTTATGGATTTAGTGCCATTGAAACTCCAGCTATGGAGAACTTGTCTACCTTAATGGGTAAATATGGAGAGGAGGGTGATAAATTATTATTCAAGATTTTAAATTCGGGTGACTTCCTCTCGAAAGTTTCTGAGGATCAGTTGAACAAGAGAAACAGCAATAAACTCACTACTAAAATTAGTGAAAAAGGATTACGTTATGATTTAACAGTGCCTTTTGCTCGCTTTGTAGTGCAGCACCGCAATGAGCTCACCTTCCCTTTCAAACGCTACCAAATACAACCTGTTTGGCGTGCCGATCGTCCTCAAAAAGGCCGTTACCGTGAGTTTTATCAGTGCGATGCTGATATGATTGGAAGCACTTCTCTGCTCAATGAAGTGGATTTGGTTTCACTTATTGATGATGTATTTCAAGATTTAAAGATTAATGTTTCTATTAAACTAAACAATCGTAAAATCTTAAGCGGAATAGCCGAATTTGTAGGTGAAGCTGACAAAATCATTGACATCACTGTAGCTATTGACAAATTAGACAAAGTAGGTTTAGAAGGCGTAAATAAGGAAATGGAAGTCAAAGGAGTATCCCCTAAAGCCATAGAACAATTACAACCCATCATCAATTTATCGGGTACCAACGCTGAAAAACTCCAAAAACTAAAAGAGCTTTTAGCCAGTAGCGAAATCGGAGTAAAAGGAGTAGAAGAAATGACTACTGTTTTAGACTACCTGGAAGGATTAGAAGTAAAAAACGAAGTAGAACTAGACCTCACTCTAGCTCGTGGACTAAACTATTATACCGGAACCATATTCGAAGTAAAAGCCTTAGATGTTGCCATTGGAAGCATTACTGGAGGAGGTCGCTATGATGACCTTACGGGTATCTTTGGAATGCCCGATGTTAGTGGTGTTGGAATCTCATTTGGTGCTGACAGAATCTATGATGTATTAAACGAATTAGACTTATATCCTGAACATACTGAGGATTCTGTTCAGGTATTCTTTGTGAACTTCGGTAGTGATGAAGAGAAATACTGTCTTCCATTAGTTTCTAAACTTCGCAAAAATGGCATCAATGCCGAACTCTATCCTAGCTCAGCTAAAATGAAGAAGCAGATGAAATATGCCAATGATAAAAATGTTCCTTTTGTAGTGATGATTGGTGGAGACGAAATGGAAAAAAATGTCCTATCAGTTAAAAACATGGAAACTGGTGAACAGTGCAATATGACCATGGAAGAACTTATTAAACTAGCCAGCAAATAA
- a CDS encoding DUF2723 domain-containing protein: MTLNYKKFNNIIGWVIFAIATVVYVLTLEPTTSWWDCGEYISTAYKLEVGHPPGAPFFQLLGRFFTLFAFGNTQYVAYMINLMSALSSSFTILLLYWTITRFARKLTSGEMTDNKAYAIFASGIIGALAFTFTDSFWFSAVEGEVYAMSSLFTAVVFWAILKWEEVSDTPYAYRWLILIAYMVGLSIGVHLLNLLAIPAITYVVYFKKYKKVDLKGFVLAGLIGVIILSFIMYLIIPMTVKMAGSFELFFVNSIGLPFNSGSFIFIITLIAAIAWAWMFTYKRRYQIAHIAVIGLTFIMIGYSSFFILAIRANANPPINENDPKDAISLLSYLLREQYGSWPLGHGQYYNADVTEWKDGTPVYVRDENTGKYVITDKREQSEPQYNPELSSVFPRMWSNTKPEHISIYKNYLTSKGRAVRVMGADGQEKIEYKPSFGDNLRFFFQYQLGHSYFRYFMWNFVGRQNDIESQPNIRNGNWISGIEFIDAMRLGNQSELPFAAQNPARNTFYFLPLILGLIGFIFHFNKNMKDFWVVFLLFVMTGIAIIVYLNVTPYQPRERDYAYVGSYYAFAIWIGLGVFALIDALSKKMNMRMATAGVFAVTLVAVPGLLASEGWDDHDRSGKTTARDFAINYLESCEPNAILFVNGDNDTFPLWYIQEVEGIRTDIRVVNYMLSSGPWYVHQLQRKIYDSEKVPLSIEPEKYNKGVNSYVPIYPKVEGTFELRQIVDFIKSDDPSTKLGTQRGDKMNYIPTRKVKLTLDKEYLINAGLVPADKVDEVPEALEWNLSGSAIYKNDLMLLDLIATNNWERPIYFANPNAVRKVLGLGDYMHLEGFVYRLLPYKADGLIKGMGGVNAEKAYDLLVNKANWGNLYKDDVTIDRESSRNSGIPKNNFLRVAEVLIEQGKMEKAIKALDTYQKNYPHHKVNYDMYMLPYAEAYYKAGAIEKGNEVVEILYDYFVDELNYINSLSPEYKKLLLQDQQTALGVLQRMAQSTRQYKQLDISTKIDSTFKEEINFY, from the coding sequence ATGACCCTCAATTACAAAAAGTTCAACAACATCATTGGTTGGGTAATATTCGCCATTGCCACTGTTGTTTATGTATTGACACTAGAGCCTACTACCAGTTGGTGGGATTGTGGAGAATATATTTCAACAGCCTATAAGCTAGAAGTAGGACACCCTCCTGGGGCACCCTTCTTTCAATTATTGGGCCGCTTTTTTACCCTTTTTGCTTTTGGAAACACACAGTATGTGGCTTATATGATTAACCTCATGTCGGCTCTTTCTAGTAGTTTTACTATTTTGCTTTTATACTGGACTATCACTCGTTTTGCTCGCAAACTAACCAGTGGCGAAATGACTGATAATAAAGCTTATGCAATCTTCGCTTCTGGTATTATTGGTGCTTTAGCTTTTACTTTTACCGATTCATTCTGGTTCTCAGCTGTTGAAGGTGAAGTTTATGCCATGTCCAGTTTATTTACCGCTGTAGTATTTTGGGCCATATTAAAATGGGAAGAAGTTTCGGATACACCTTATGCTTATCGTTGGTTGATTTTAATCGCCTATATGGTGGGATTATCTATTGGAGTTCACTTATTGAACTTGTTGGCTATCCCTGCTATTACCTACGTAGTTTATTTCAAGAAATATAAAAAAGTTGACCTCAAAGGTTTTGTTTTAGCTGGTTTGATTGGAGTTATCATTCTCTCCTTTATCATGTATTTAATTATTCCGATGACGGTAAAAATGGCCGGAAGCTTCGAGCTTTTCTTTGTCAACTCCATAGGTTTACCATTTAACTCTGGTTCTTTTATATTCATCATCACACTTATAGCTGCCATTGCTTGGGCATGGATGTTTACTTATAAGAGAAGATACCAAATTGCTCATATTGCAGTTATTGGCTTAACTTTCATTATGATTGGCTATTCTTCTTTCTTTATTTTGGCCATTCGTGCCAATGCCAATCCTCCAATTAATGAAAACGATCCTAAAGATGCCATTAGTTTATTATCTTATTTATTGCGTGAGCAGTATGGTTCTTGGCCTTTAGGACACGGGCAATATTATAATGCCGATGTTACCGAATGGAAAGACGGAACACCAGTTTATGTTAGAGATGAGAATACCGGAAAATATGTGATTACTGATAAAAGAGAGCAATCAGAGCCTCAGTATAATCCAGAATTATCTTCTGTTTTTCCAAGAATGTGGAGCAATACCAAGCCTGAGCACATCAGCATCTACAAAAACTATTTAACTTCCAAAGGAAGAGCGGTAAGAGTGATGGGAGCCGATGGACAAGAGAAGATAGAATATAAACCAAGCTTTGGCGATAACCTCCGCTTCTTCTTCCAGTATCAACTTGGTCATTCCTATTTCCGTTACTTTATGTGGAATTTTGTCGGTCGTCAGAATGATATTGAGTCACAACCCAATATCAGGAATGGGAATTGGATAAGTGGAATAGAATTCATCGACGCTATGCGATTGGGTAATCAAAGCGAATTACCATTTGCGGCTCAAAATCCTGCTCGTAATACTTTCTATTTCCTACCGCTCATTTTAGGATTGATAGGATTCATCTTCCATTTCAATAAAAACATGAAAGACTTTTGGGTGGTATTCCTGCTCTTTGTGATGACTGGTATTGCCATTATCGTCTACCTCAATGTAACGCCATATCAGCCTAGAGAAAGGGATTATGCCTATGTGGGCTCCTATTATGCCTTTGCAATTTGGATTGGACTGGGAGTTTTTGCACTCATAGATGCCTTGAGCAAGAAAATGAATATGAGGATGGCTACGGCTGGAGTATTTGCTGTCACCTTGGTGGCTGTTCCTGGATTATTAGCCAGCGAAGGTTGGGACGATCACGACAGAAGTGGAAAAACTACAGCAAGAGATTTTGCCATCAACTATTTAGAATCCTGTGAACCCAATGCTATTCTTTTTGTGAATGGTGACAATGATACTTTCCCACTTTGGTATATTCAAGAAGTAGAAGGCATCAGAACAGACATTAGAGTGGTGAACTATATGCTTTCTTCGGGACCTTGGTATGTTCACCAATTACAAAGAAAGATTTATGATTCAGAGAAAGTTCCGCTTTCTATTGAGCCAGAAAAATATAATAAAGGCGTCAATTCCTATGTACCTATTTATCCTAAAGTGGAAGGCACCTTTGAGCTCAGACAAATAGTTGATTTCATTAAGAGTGACGATCCGTCTACTAAATTAGGAACACAGCGAGGAGACAAAATGAATTATATCCCTACTCGAAAAGTGAAACTAACATTGGACAAGGAATATCTGATCAATGCAGGTCTAGTTCCTGCTGATAAAGTTGATGAGGTACCAGAAGCACTGGAGTGGAACTTAAGCGGAAGCGCCATCTATAAAAACGATTTAATGTTACTGGACCTCATAGCCACTAATAACTGGGAAAGACCAATATATTTCGCCAATCCAAATGCAGTAAGAAAGGTTCTTGGCCTTGGTGATTATATGCATTTAGAAGGATTTGTTTATCGTTTATTGCCTTATAAAGCCGATGGTTTAATCAAAGGCATGGGTGGTGTTAATGCTGAAAAAGCTTATGACTTATTGGTCAACAAAGCCAATTGGGGTAATCTTTATAAAGACGATGTAACTATTGATAGAGAAAGCTCTAGAAACAGTGGTATCCCTAAAAACAACTTCCTCAGAGTGGCTGAAGTATTGATAGAACAAGGTAAGATGGAAAAAGCCATTAAGGCATTAGATACTTATCAAAAAAACTATCCACACCACAAGGTAAATTACGATATGTATATGTTACCCTATGCCGAGGCTTATTATAAAGCTGGAGCTATTGAAAAAGGGAATGAGGTAGTAGAGATTTTATATGATTATTTTGTGGATGAATTGAATTATATCAATTCATTAAGTCCAGAGTATAAAAAGCTATTATTGCAGGATCAACAAACAGCTTTAGGTGTTTTACAACGTATGGCACAATCCACTCGTCAGTATAAACAACTAGATATAAGCACCAAAATAGACAGTACATTTAAAGAAGAGATTAATTTTTATTAG
- a CDS encoding chorismate mutase produces MSHELDILPLEEWCNESRQPLYISGPCSAETEEQTIATAKEIDTIGKVKIFRAGVWKPRTRPNSFEGMGEEALKWLQTVKAETSLKTATEVAHPKHVELALKYGVDVLWLGARTVVNPFSVQEIADALKGVDIPVMVKNPLNPDVSLWVGALERINQAGVNKLMAIHRGFDFLKRSPYRNAPMWEIPIELKRRIPELPIIVDPSHIAGKRDLLFDVAQRALDLDMNGLMIESHINPEQAYTDAAQQLTPENLGIMLERLVVRRQKGNYDFQHKLEEYRSEIDKLDGVLIETLAQRFKIIDEVGDYKVNNNIAIFQVKRWSNILLDRLENGENQGISKNFLLKVLQLVHKESIIRQSKKYKEE; encoded by the coding sequence ATGAGTCATGAATTGGATATTTTACCTTTAGAAGAATGGTGTAATGAGAGCCGCCAGCCCTTATATATTAGTGGACCTTGTAGTGCAGAAACTGAGGAGCAAACTATAGCTACTGCAAAAGAGATTGATACCATAGGGAAAGTGAAGATTTTTAGAGCGGGAGTTTGGAAGCCTAGAACTCGGCCCAATTCTTTTGAAGGAATGGGAGAGGAGGCTTTAAAATGGTTGCAAACTGTAAAAGCGGAAACATCATTAAAAACTGCAACAGAGGTGGCACATCCTAAGCATGTAGAATTGGCTTTAAAATATGGTGTTGATGTATTGTGGTTGGGTGCCAGAACAGTAGTGAATCCTTTCTCTGTGCAGGAAATTGCAGATGCGTTAAAAGGGGTTGATATTCCTGTGATGGTAAAAAATCCATTGAATCCTGATGTTTCATTATGGGTAGGTGCTTTAGAACGAATCAATCAGGCAGGAGTTAATAAGTTGATGGCAATTCATAGAGGATTCGATTTTCTGAAACGCTCCCCTTACCGAAACGCACCCATGTGGGAGATTCCCATTGAACTCAAACGAAGAATTCCAGAATTACCTATTATCGTTGACCCCAGTCATATTGCTGGAAAAAGAGACTTATTGTTTGATGTGGCTCAACGAGCATTAGATTTAGATATGAATGGTTTAATGATTGAAAGTCATATCAATCCAGAACAAGCATACACAGATGCTGCCCAGCAGCTTACACCGGAAAATCTGGGGATTATGTTGGAACGTTTAGTAGTAAGAAGGCAAAAAGGGAATTATGACTTCCAACATAAACTAGAAGAATACCGATCAGAAATTGACAAACTGGATGGAGTATTAATTGAAACCTTAGCCCAAAGGTTTAAAATTATAGATGAAGTAGGCGATTATAAGGTGAATAATAATATCGCTATTTTTCAGGTCAAACGATGGTCGAATATTCTATTAGACAGACTGGAAAATGGTGAAAATCAGGGTATAAGCAAGAATTTTTTATTAAAGGTCTTGCAATTGGTACATAAGGAATCTATCATTCGACAATCCAAGAAATATAAAGAGGAATAA
- a CDS encoding tetratricopeptide repeat protein: protein MKKTHIFFILLFAIHSFSIANITDSLKIILQHPRITPIEMAEIQQEIAQNYFEEKLYDSAVIYIRKSVQAYAIEGTLQQQASALQLNNRILSKLGYNKKYLPSQHQLIKLLIQIGDSNALVSGYDKLGYAFHQLYIFDSAIYYYNEAYKIGSLLGDQKFLMDSYNNISQVYQYQGNHEKELEFCKKGLKLAQESENLFDQGTFYHNAAIAFKFLGQNDSGLIYAKKALAINKSISNTDREALNRTAIGMLYAMNNQIEKGMELFLENLQYHTKVGNQMELQMDNYNLSYSYYFLGEYESAIKYAFECLRISKLISDVNLEMEAYDLLSQSYNGLKNDSKALMYFKKYHSLNDSLIRSTNFEVLSKIQSEYEYDRNESEIKLLSTENQLKERQVNSVISTLVIIVISLIILIGVLLVLFRKFRRIEELHGKLNKSYHDITKSHEKLKEFETNTSKELAFARSLQDSFFNDSSDLDKIFKHVYYKSYSEKPIQNSFLWGHKLGNKLYWAIVNIEQKQIKGAFTSMYLYNMLNNVYFDKKYSNVESFMRFFINKVDGPFSEEADFGGIQMYFSCLDTKKLELEFVNIGVQTELLRNTKVWNFKPASMTMESDAQQQLKVHHVQLQSDDQLMLFSKNWSQRKDSDAYSAAFAMDKHTDIGSSETERIEQFVKEIQSDSEIDEFMFFHLSGIKSSLDH from the coding sequence ATGAAGAAGACGCATATATTTTTCATCCTCTTATTTGCTATTCATTCCTTTTCAATAGCAAATATCACTGACAGCTTGAAGATTATCCTTCAACATCCCCGAATTACTCCTATTGAAATGGCTGAAATACAGCAAGAAATAGCTCAGAACTATTTTGAGGAGAAATTATATGATAGCGCTGTGATTTATATAAGGAAATCGGTGCAGGCTTATGCTATTGAAGGAACATTACAACAACAAGCTTCTGCTTTGCAATTAAATAATAGGATTTTAAGTAAGCTGGGCTATAATAAGAAATATCTTCCTTCTCAACATCAATTGATTAAGCTTTTGATTCAAATTGGAGATTCTAATGCTTTGGTTTCTGGATACGACAAATTGGGCTATGCATTTCATCAGCTCTATATATTTGATAGTGCCATCTATTATTATAATGAGGCTTATAAAATAGGGTCACTACTAGGCGACCAAAAGTTTCTGATGGATTCTTATAATAATATCAGTCAGGTATATCAATATCAAGGAAATCATGAAAAGGAGTTAGAGTTTTGTAAAAAGGGTTTAAAACTAGCACAAGAGAGTGAAAACCTTTTTGATCAGGGAACCTTTTATCATAATGCCGCCATCGCCTTTAAATTTTTAGGCCAAAACGATAGTGGATTAATTTATGCAAAGAAAGCATTAGCCATTAATAAAAGTATTTCAAATACTGATAGAGAAGCTTTAAATAGAACGGCTATTGGGATGCTTTATGCCATGAATAACCAGATTGAAAAGGGGATGGAGCTATTCCTAGAGAATCTTCAATACCATACCAAAGTAGGTAATCAAATGGAGCTTCAAATGGATAACTATAACTTATCTTATAGTTATTATTTCCTAGGAGAATATGAAAGTGCCATTAAATATGCCTTTGAATGTTTGAGGATTTCTAAGCTCATTTCCGATGTAAACCTAGAAATGGAAGCATATGATTTATTATCACAATCCTACAATGGTTTAAAAAATGATTCCAAAGCATTAATGTATTTTAAGAAATACCATTCTTTAAATGATAGCCTAATCAGGAGTACCAATTTTGAAGTGCTTTCAAAGATTCAATCAGAATACGAATACGATAGAAATGAAAGCGAGATTAAACTTCTAAGTACTGAAAATCAATTAAAGGAGAGGCAGGTAAATAGTGTAATATCTACTTTGGTTATTATTGTGATTAGCTTAATCATTCTTATCGGTGTTTTGCTGGTATTATTTAGGAAATTCAGAAGGATAGAGGAGTTGCATGGAAAGCTCAATAAGAGTTATCATGATATTACAAAAAGCCATGAAAAGTTGAAGGAATTTGAAACCAATACTTCAAAAGAGTTAGCGTTTGCAAGATCACTTCAAGATAGTTTCTTTAATGACTCTTCTGATTTGGATAAAATATTTAAACATGTTTATTATAAATCCTATTCAGAAAAGCCTATTCAGAACTCCTTCCTATGGGGACATAAACTGGGTAATAAACTATATTGGGCCATAGTAAACATTGAACAAAAGCAGATTAAAGGAGCCTTCACTAGCATGTACCTTTATAATATGCTTAATAATGTATATTTTGATAAGAAATATTCTAATGTAGAGTCATTTATGAGATTTTTTATCAATAAGGTGGATGGGCCTTTTTCGGAGGAAGCTGATTTTGGAGGTATACAGATGTACTTTTCATGTTTAGATACCAAGAAACTAGAGCTGGAATTCGTAAATATTGGTGTTCAAACAGAATTGCTTAGAAATACCAAAGTTTGGAATTTCAAACCCGCTTCTATGACTATGGAATCAGATGCTCAGCAACAGTTAAAGGTTCATCATGTACAATTACAAAGTGACGATCAGTTAATGTTATTTAGTAAGAATTGGAGTCAAAGAAAAGATTCGGATGCCTACTCTGCCGCTTTCGCTATGGATAAACATACGGATATAGGATCTTCTGAAACGGAAAGAATAGAACAGTTTGTAAAAGAGATACAAAGTGATTCCGAAATAGATGAATTCATGTTTTTCCACCTATCTGGAATTAAAAGTAGTTTAGACCATTAA
- a CDS encoding bifunctional 2-polyprenyl-6-hydroxyphenol methylase/3-demethylubiquinol 3-O-methyltransferase UbiG, whose product MASFQTAERHSAKVITDNVLHQRHMIAYDQAAQLVSGHILEVGCGEGYGMELLAPKATKYMAIDKYNTPIDPQLPDFSKITFQQMNVPPFDGIEDNTFDFIVSFQVIEHIEDDDFFSRELFRVLKPGGKLILTTPNIKMSLTRNPWHIREYKPEELFDLLNGIFHKVEMKGIFGNEKVMEYYEANKKSVRKFTRFDVLNLQYKLPRSILQIPYDILNRMNRKKLHKGNTGLSTTVKLNDYYLADANDQCLDLFMIAQKKED is encoded by the coding sequence ATGGCTTCATTTCAAACAGCTGAAAGGCATTCTGCAAAAGTAATCACCGATAATGTGCTACATCAAAGGCATATGATAGCCTACGACCAAGCTGCTCAACTCGTGAGTGGACATATTTTGGAAGTAGGATGTGGCGAAGGTTACGGAATGGAACTTTTGGCGCCAAAAGCAACTAAATATATGGCTATCGATAAGTATAATACACCTATCGATCCCCAACTTCCTGATTTCTCAAAAATCACCTTTCAACAAATGAATGTTCCTCCTTTCGATGGAATAGAAGACAATACCTTCGATTTTATTGTTAGCTTTCAGGTGATTGAACATATTGAAGATGATGATTTCTTCAGCAGAGAACTCTTCAGGGTTTTAAAACCTGGGGGAAAACTCATTCTAACTACTCCAAATATCAAGATGTCTTTAACGAGAAACCCTTGGCATATTCGGGAGTATAAACCAGAGGAGCTTTTTGACTTGCTTAATGGCATATTTCACAAAGTGGAAATGAAAGGCATATTTGGGAATGAAAAAGTAATGGAATATTACGAAGCCAATAAAAAATCGGTGAGGAAATTCACACGCTTCGATGTCCTCAATTTGCAATATAAATTACCTCGTAGTATTCTTCAAATCCCCTATGATATTTTAAATAGGATGAATAGAAAGAAGCTACACAAAGGTAATACTGGCCTTAGTACTACGGTAAAACTAAACGATTATTATTTAGCCGATGCCAACGACCAATGCCTCGATTTGTTTATGATTGCTCAGAAAAAAGAAGATTAA
- a CDS encoding CapA family protein, whose protein sequence is MKQILTWSLILVFLIGSFNSFAQKPDTVSIIGVGDVMLGTAYPLAKYLPPNDDCSPLLSEVKGILQDADVTFGNLEGCFLNEGPTTKNCKDTLKCYAFRMPDRYAPCLSDAGFTVMSLANNHSGDFGMKARKNTMRLLDSVGIHYGGLEIKPTAEFEIDGVKYGFVAFAPIRATLDMLNLRMASEKVADLKSRNDIVIVSFHGGAEGREHEHVTRETEEFYGEDRGNVYEFAHLMVDAGADIIFGHGPHVARAIEVYKDRFIAYSLGNFCTYARFNLSGPNGLAPIVKVYTNTEGEFLHGKIFSAQQIGEGGATLDSRNRAVKKLQTLTQQDFPEGKLNILDDGSVLLK, encoded by the coding sequence ATGAAACAAATTCTTACTTGGAGCTTGATACTCGTATTTCTCATTGGCTCATTCAACTCCTTTGCTCAAAAACCTGACACGGTCAGTATTATTGGTGTAGGAGATGTCATGCTAGGAACGGCATATCCTCTTGCTAAATACCTTCCTCCAAATGACGATTGTTCTCCGCTACTTTCTGAGGTTAAAGGAATATTACAAGATGCAGATGTTACCTTTGGGAATCTTGAAGGTTGTTTTTTAAACGAAGGTCCAACCACTAAAAACTGCAAAGACACCTTAAAATGTTATGCTTTCAGAATGCCAGATCGCTATGCTCCTTGCTTATCGGATGCTGGTTTTACGGTGATGAGCTTGGCCAATAATCACTCTGGTGATTTCGGAATGAAAGCCAGAAAAAATACCATGAGACTCCTCGATTCTGTAGGGATTCATTATGGAGGATTGGAGATAAAACCTACTGCTGAGTTCGAGATTGATGGCGTGAAATATGGCTTTGTCGCATTTGCTCCCATTAGAGCAACCCTAGATATGTTAAACCTGAGGATGGCTTCGGAAAAAGTAGCCGACTTAAAATCTAGAAACGACATTGTTATTGTATCTTTTCATGGTGGAGCAGAAGGACGAGAGCACGAGCATGTAACCCGAGAAACAGAGGAGTTTTATGGAGAAGACCGAGGCAATGTATATGAGTTTGCCCACCTCATGGTAGATGCAGGTGCCGATATCATTTTTGGTCATGGTCCACACGTTGCCAGAGCTATAGAAGTATATAAAGACCGATTTATTGCTTATAGTCTTGGCAATTTCTGTACCTATGCTCGCTTTAATCTTAGTGGCCCCAATGGTTTGGCTCCTATTGTCAAAGTCTATACCAATACCGAAGGAGAATTCTTGCATGGCAAGATTTTCTCTGCCCAACAAATTGGAGAAGGTGGAGCTACCTTAGATTCTCGTAATCGTGCTGTTAAGAAATTACAGACTCTTACACAGCAAGATTTTCCAGAGGGGAAATTGAATATTTTGGATGATGGGTCTGTATTGTTGAAATAA